A segment of the Populus nigra chromosome 12, ddPopNigr1.1, whole genome shotgun sequence genome:
taccaaGACATGcggcctatatatatatatatatatatatatatatatatatatatatatatatatatattcacgaGTGCCTGCCTTCCTTCTTCCATACCTTGAGTTGAGAAGACATTATAATTAATGTTGTCGATCGGGTGCCAGCTGATAAGTCAACAACACAAACCGTTTGTTGTGAATTttcaggattttatttttattttttacgagatttaaaaaaacaattaataataataataataataataataataataataatacaatgtTTTGAGGAGGTCTCAAAGCAGGGtgtaaattattattctaagaTAACTAAAGACCGTAGATTCTTaagtaatttaatattattgtacGTATCCTAAACACACAAAGGCTAAATAAAATCCCTAATTAATTCGAAAATAGTCAAGCTCGAGCAAAacattaattagaagaaataaattagaaaatctttttattttattttttaatctagagCAATCTCCAGCGGTTTTGTTAGTCTAAATCattaaaacaagaataaaataaaaactgtacatccatatctatatataaaaagcatATATACAATTTACATccaaatatttgatttgattaaaatatctttgaaaTCTTATTAACTTtgtgattaaaataattaatcataattaaatttattttgactatTAAAAGAGGAGTGAGAAGGCATGCTTGGCAATCAGTACACCGATTAGGCTTTATATGAACATGCTTGATGTGAACCTCCCCACGCACAGGTACTGATTTTAAATTACATTAACATGGAGTTGCAGTTGAGCCACCGCACCTTATCAGCACTTCCCTCCCTCGAATGCAGCAGCCGGGCAGCCACAGCAAAATTACAGCAGCCGTTTGGCCCATATCTTTACTTGCCTTGTTGCCGGTTGTGCCGTGGCTCAAACCGCAACGAGCCTTAACTAATTACATCGTTATCTATATCCTTTGCTAATATCCTTCATCTCATCAACTCTTGTTGGAATTGCCAGGAAGTAATTAATAGCTAGGAAGAAAGCAGGGTTTTCGCTCTTTTTGTCAATTAACCTCCTTCAAAACAATGGATCGGATGATTGTATATAGCCTTTGTTTATTCATGGAAAACTTTGACTTAAATTAATCTCAATCACCACATCAAAAGAAGCCTATTAATTAAAAGTCTTTAAAGACTAAAAGAAGTGATGTTCGAtgccaaatcttttttttttcggtgTATCACTCTCAATTTCCAAACAACTTTCTTGCTTTTTATATAGATTGTTATCTgtccttttttccttcttcttcttctttgtttttttagtatggATGTCCAGACTAATTTGTATTCATCTCGATTAATTCCACGGCtttgaaattaacaatcatataagttTCTagtgattttgaaatttatagGACTCAAACCagtaacttttaaaaaacaaatttaaaacttaaacagTTGAGTTAtatctcttaaattttttttttcttttcaaaaaataaaatggtgacCATCAtgcaagaaaatcacaaaagacCAATAGCATTATATGTGTCATCTCACACACATGCCAAGAACCTCTCTCCAAGACAAATCACTAACCTTATCACATATTAATCAATAATGTGTTCGTACAAGACATCACAAAGAAAAAGGGATGTTGAAAAGATTGAAGGTGAAGGAAGTCCAAGAATATCCAAGCGGTCCTAGAGAGTAGCTAGCTAGGTGGGTGCATTTCTATTGAGGGGAGGTGGGAGGTGGGGCTAAAATGGACGAGCAGGCAGGACTTCCAAACCTGCACTTTGTTCTAGTTCATGGAGTATGCCACGGAGCCTGGTGCTGGTACAAGATCAGGTGTCTCAAGGAAAAATCTGGCCATAAGGTTACTTCTCTCGACCTTAAAAGTGCTGGTATTGATCTGTCCAATCCCAACACAATCCTCACTTTTGATGAATACAATGCACCCCTTACCCGCTTCTTGTCGAATTTGCCTGACAATGAAAAGGTAAACTAACCATGAGTAATAATAGCCTTGATATTTTCTGTCAAGTATCAGCAAACAAACATTTTGATCGGTTTTTGTGGGATGCTTGCTTTGCTGAGCACAGGTTATATTGGTAGGACATGGTGCAGGAGGTTTGAGCTTGACAGATGCTATACACAGATTTGCTAAGAAAATTCGTATGGCTATATATGTTGCAGCCAACATGTTGAAGCATGGCGCGGATCAAGATATCAAAGatgtaaggatttaattaattacttctCTTCTTAATTAGATCACTAGCTGAGGCTTTCAAAatctgttaattaattaattaattatttgtcaaATCAGTCATTTTCACAGCCTCTCCATTTTCCAGTTCGGATGACTGCAATTAGTGTTTGTTTGTGGCATTCAAAACCTCTTTGTCTAGCATCTGTGATGGCATAAATCTTGTGTTCATCCATTGGAGGTAGATCAAGCTTGTCCTTTTTCCTTTGAGAGTGAATACTGCTAGTATTGAGCTAACATGCAGTTTACTTATGATTATTTTAGCACCTAAAGGGCCTAATCTCTGCCTCCATATATGTGCCGTATATGGAGCAGGGTGATCCTGATGTATCTGAATATGGAGAGGTAGCTGATTTAGAATATGGGATGGGGCTTGATCAGCCTCCAACAAGCATCATAATAAAGGAGGAGTTCCAGAAACGACTTCTCTATCATATGAGCCCCAAAGAGGTAAATTTCCAATGCACGAGGACAAGACCTTCCAATACAGGACTCGCATTTTTGCATTTCTTAACAATCCCGGCCCCTTGATTGTTTGGCCTAAGTCAGGACACCATATTACCATCAATGCTACTGCGATCAGGACCTGTCAGGGCACTCAAAGGAGCTCGATTTGAAAGAGGAAAGGATGCTGATTCTGTTCCACGAATATATATCAAGACATTGCACAATCAGATGCTAAAACCGATGAAACAAGAGCAAATGATAGAGATGGCAACCTTGTTAAGTTCTTGTATTGGAAAGTGATCATAGCCCATTTTTCTCTACCCCTTCTTTGCTTCTCGATCTAATATCTAAAGGAGCAGCAGCTTCCTTCTAATATTGTAACTGGAAATTATGTTTCTTAATACTTGGGAGTTATtgtttaatttcctttttctttcacttCAATCCTCCTTTACCTATAAAAACCAGTTCATATCAGCTAGAAATGAAAGCAAGTGTATTGAATTGCTGCAACATTTAATCAAGCTATTCTCATAGAGGCAAACAAGAGATTTAACACAGATaaattttcttggaaaaaatatttatactgtTGATCATCATCAGCAAACAACAATATTCAAGCCTCACTCTCTAATCAGCTGGAGTTAGCTATATGGAACCTTTTGATTTGCATCATTCCGCTGGATCATATACCAAATCTGCCTCAATATTGAGATATTTATACTAAATtccagaagagaaaaaaaagtatatgtTCTGATTcgaacattttattttgttaataaaatttttgagCTGCACAATGCACTGGCTTGCGATGATCAAGAAGTTCATTTACAGCTCCTCTCCAAGTTGATTTTTTCCCTCCTTGGTATCCTTAACATAACCCTCTtttgatttatcaaaaaaacaGTGGCCTGTGAAGTACTTGTTCCTTTGTTAACTTCGAGCTGTCCAATTAATACACTATATATCCACCTCATAATCCAAAAACATGTAGTAGCATGTTTCAGTTTTCTCCGCttgttgttgttctttgttTCTTGGTACTGTCGAAAGATTGCTTCTTATTGTCCGAAGCATATGCTAAGAAACCACCACTTATTCCTTTGTTAGGAGCGTCTCTACTTTTGGCATTACATCAAACGTTAATCATATCGTATCTTAATTTGGCTATCTTGACATTAAGGTAAGGTATTTAAATGTGTCATCAATCAAGGTTTCTGTGACTAGAAGCTGTCTCTCGATCCTCCTCGACATCAGGAAATGGAAAACTACAGGGTCAGGTTCCTTTGGTTCTGTTTGGggatccttcttcttcttctcaattGTGTTCAAGCTAACAGTAATCtctcttcccccccccccttcttcttcttcttcttcttctatctccttaagttaattatgttttaCTCAAAGTTTAATTGGTTCTATGTTACACAGACTGGCCACAGCCCCTAAAAAATGTGAATCTAAGTCCATTCTGGCAATGGAGAAGCGCCTATGAATGCATGTCAAATGTAAgtatctcttatatatatatatatatacaagttatgtgtgtgtgtactTGTAAGTTATAATTGTGTGTGGCAGGAATCTGCAAGGTGCTCAgccaattacaaaataaaactatCAGGGGCAGTGGTTGTAAGCCAAAGTGAGGTGGTCGAATACTGCAAGCCAGGTGGGTGTGTAGAACATGTCTATTATGTGCTTAAATGCATCCATTATGTAAAAAGAGACTTCTGGTTTGCAAACAAGGCTACTGTGTTGGACCTCAATCGTACCATTTCTCAAGCTTGTGCCACCGAGTCAGGTAAATTTATTAACTCCACATTTTCACTGTGCTTTTTAGACATCAAAACAAGGCATCTGCTCATCTCGGCTCTCACCCGAGAGACGACCTGgagatatcaattttatttgttttggaatTCCTGCAGGTTTTAATACAACAATCTTCAGCAGCAGTGGAATGAAGACACTTCAGAAAGTATACATGTCCTCGCTCTCATCTCTACTTGCACTGGCTTTCATTGCCATCTTCAACATGTGATACCCTTTTTTTCCTGGTAGTATAATCCTTGGAAGAATGTAATTGGTACTTAAATAAGCTCTTCATTGGTGTGCTATTTCAAGAATGAGCATGTGAAATTATATTGTTGTGTTTAACTGCAACTTGGATATCTATGTTACTCCCCAGGTTTCATGCGGTGTTTTTTTTACTGCGTTGGCGAGAACACATGGTGCCAAACTGCAAATAACAGGGTTTATCCTACAAGGAAAGATTTTCAGGCTTGACAGTTTGATTTTGACGAACAAATACATAAAGAAATAACAGAGAAATACAGCAAAGGAATGGTATTGCCGTAGCAAGCtaatggttgtggtttgaaaaatcaggtttaaaaaagttataaattattgtGTTTTCAAATCCAAGCTTTTACTataatttgagattaaaaaaaaaaaaacaagtttaaacaATGAAAACCAAACGACTTTTAAAGTTATGATCAATATAAAAGCATCTCCAACTCccaacttgaaaagaaaaaaaaaaaacctaacatttGGTTATTATGAGAGACAATTACATTGAACAATCTAAATCTGTTAAACCTAAAGGGTAGCCCTACCTATTCCATTGAACAGTCTCATTACATATGTTCTTTAAATGGGAATAATATCATCTATCTATAACCACCAGTTTGTTGCACACGATTCTCTCTTTAAAGCAATTATAGAGTGCCTCTTTGAGACATGGTTTCAAGAAGAGTAGCAGCCTAAAGTACCGCCCCGTTCCTCTCCCTCAGCCTCCTTTTCCTCGTCACTTTAGGAAGTTCTGCATCTGATGTATCCTGCAGTGATTGTCTTGACAGAATTGAGGTAATGAATGATCGTGCAAAAGCTGTAGACCAGTGGCTCGACGGACCTAGCTTTACAGGGTCCCCTAGTTGCTGCCAACTTATAGAACCACGCATCAAATGAAGCTCCCTGTCTTTGCCTTACCATCAAATCTAAAATATGCATGTAATGgaagaaaaaatacattataatgAGAATACGTACAACTAACTGGATTCTTATTGACAATAGTATCATTTTATCATCACAACCTGAATCCACACAAGAGGCAAGCTAGGCAAAAGGTAAAGATTGCACCACCCTTCAAAAAGTCCATagatgaaatattatttgtttgtagTTTACACAGACACGCCATGCATGAAGATGAGCGAGGTAGAAGATAAACTTTGGACTTTTTTGGTAGAAATGAGTTCGTTCTGATAGTGTATCTGCTAGAAAAAAACTGAAGTCACTTCGATGATTATTGGGTGTTATCCTTGACAAATTATGAATTGATTGCGTCCACTATGAGGTGGGTCTGTTCCTGGATCAATTACTGTGTGCCCTAACGAGTTTGACCTCCGCTTCAGCATCCTGTCCTCAAACCTCCCAATCTTTACAGCTTAATCTTTCCTTGACAAAACTAGCGATCCTAAACCTGGCGATGCATACTCAGGAAATTGGTGGGGCTGCAATATTGACTCATTGGAAGAGACCAAAACTCATGAT
Coding sequences within it:
- the LOC133669545 gene encoding methylesterase 17-like, whose product is MDEQAGLPNLHFVLVHGVCHGAWCWYKIRCLKEKSGHKVTSLDLKSAGIDLSNPNTILTFDEYNAPLTRFLSNLPDNEKVILVGHGAGGLSLTDAIHRFAKKIRMAIYVAANMLKHGADQDIKDGDPDVSEYGEVADLEYGMGLDQPPTSIIIKEEFQKRLLYHMSPKEDTILPSMLLRSGPVRALKGARFERGKDADSVPRIYIKTLHNQMLKPMKQEQMIEMATLLSSCIGK
- the LOC133669215 gene encoding uncharacterized protein LOC133669215, which translates into the protein MENYRVRFLWFCLGILLLLLNCVQANNWPQPLKNVNLSPFWQWRSAYECMSNESARCSANYKIKLSGAVVVSQSEVVEYCKPGGCVEHVYYVLKCIHYVKRDFWFANKATVLDLNRTISQACATESGFNTTIFSSSGMKTLQKVYMSSLSSLLALAFIAIFNM